Proteins from a single region of Clupea harengus chromosome 5, Ch_v2.0.2, whole genome shotgun sequence:
- the LOC105907582 gene encoding coatomer subunit zeta-1, with amino-acid sequence MDSFALEPTLYTVKAVLILDNDGERLYAKYYDDTYPTVKEQKAFEKNIFNKTHRTDSEIALLEGLTVVYKSNIDLYFYVIGSSHENELMLMSVLNCLFDSLSQMLRKNVERRALLENMEGLFLAVDEIVDGGVILESDPQQVVYRVALRGDDVPLTEQTVTQVLQSAKEQIKWSLLR; translated from the exons ATGGACTCGTTTGCCCTG GAACCCACACTGTACACTGTAAAAGCGGTACTCATTCTTGACAATGACGGTGAACGACTATATGCAAAG TATTATGATGACACATACCCGACAGTAAAGGAACAGAAAGCTTTTGAGAAGAACATCTTCAACAAGACTCACCGCACAGACA GTGAGATAGCACTTTTAGAAGGACTGACTGTGGTCTACAAGAGCAATATAGACTTATACTTTTATGTTATTGGAAGCTCACATGAAAATGAG CTGATGCTGATGTCTGTCCTGAACTGCCTGTTTGATTCCCTCAGTCAAATGTTGAG GAAGAATGTGGAAAGAAGAGCATTGCTAGAGAACATGGAAGGATTGTTCCTAGCGGTTGATGAAATTGTAGATGGAGG AGTCATCCTAGAGAGTGACCCACAGCAGGTTGTGTACCGCGTAGCGTTGAGG GGTGACGATGTTCCATTGACAGAGCAGACTGTGACTCAG GTGCTTCAGTCTGCAAAGGAACAAATCAAATGGTCACTTCTGCGGTAG